Sequence from the Elaeis guineensis chloroplast, complete genome genome:
AGTCTCCAGTGAAAATCAAAAATATCTATCCATTTATAATCTTCTTCCAATTGGATTAATGGATCGTCCAATTGGAAATGATAACAGAATGCATAGGTTGTTAGAAGGAGTTCTAATAAGCATATACAAATAGTATACCATCTAAACATCTTATTTCCTTTATGAGGAAAAAAGAAAATTGAAGAACCCGCGAATATCGGCAAAACTACAAGTATTGTTAACCAAGGAAAATAACTCGTGATAAAGACAAGATATGTTTTGACCAGAAAAACCCGTGCTCGAAATAATAAATTTTATCGAGCACGGGTTTTTGTCGGTAAAGAGGAATCAAATGATTCAAGTGGAGTTTTTTGTAACGTATCAATAAGATAGACCCATGCTGCGAGTTGTTTCATCACATAAATAAACACGGACACTCAAAAAATCTGTTGGGCAGGCGGATTCACATCTCTTACAACCTACACAGTCTTCGGTTCTTGGTGCGGAAGCAATTTGCTTAGCTTTACATCCGTCCCAAGGTATCATTTCCAATACATCTGTGGGGCAGGCTCGTACACATTGAGTACACCCTATACATGTATCATAAATTTTTACTGAATGTGACATTGGATCTATAAATTCCAGTTTTGAGCATAAAAAATTTTCGATCTGGTAAAATTAGTAGTAAATGAATCATACATTTATATTGTAGACACCAGACGAAGCGGTGGTTTATCAAAATTTTAAGAATCAATATATTTCTAAACCTGTTCATGAGAAAAGTCCAAGAGACTTTGATTTCTCTTTCAACAACCATGATCATGCGAGTTGCACATGTGAATTCAAATTGACCAACAAATTGGTCAATATTTCAATATTAATTCAAAGTATTTATTCAATATGAAAATATTTATTATTCAATAGTAAATTAATTCAATACTAAAAATATATATATATTTTATATTTATATTTTATTTATATTTATATTTTATATATTTATAATAATATAATAATAAAAATCAAAATAATAAAATTATAATAATAATAAATAAGTATATTAATTATTATATAAGTATATTAATTATTATTTAATTATTATATTATATAATAATTAAATAATTATAATAAATAATATGATAATTATAATAAAAATATAATAAAAAAATTAATAATAACATATTAATTCTAATAAAAACGTATTAATTCTAATAAAATTAGATTAGAATAAATTGATATTATATTAATAATATTATATTAAAAAATATCAATTTATAAATAAATTGATATTTTTAATATAATATCTAATAGATTAATATTCTATGTGATATTATGTATCTTATGATCATAACTAATTATTCAACAAATTCGATTGATTGATACGAGTTGATTTTCTGTTACGATGGATTGATGAAACAATAGCTAGCCCAATAGCCGCTTCAGCAGCCGCAACAGCTATAACAAAGATTGAGAAAATGTCGCCTTTTAATTGGCGACTATCAAATATATCAGAAAATGTTACGAGATTGATATTAACCGAATTGAGTATAAGCTCAAGACACATAAGTGCTCTAACCATCTTTCGACTTGTGATCAATCCATAGATACCGATAGAGAATAAATAGACACTCAAAAAAAGTACATGCTCGAACATCATTGACTAACTCCTTATCAATCTCGATTCATTTTAATATGAACAACAATTCAACCGATTCGATTGATTAGAATAGAACGATTACAGAATAAAAGAAGGTATTGGCAATAGATAGGTTTAATTAAAAACCTTATAAAAACCTTAAACCTTTCCATTTATTTTATTTATTTAGAATTTATAAATCTTAGAATTTAAATCTTAGAATTTAATTCTAAGTATTTGTTATTGACGAGCCATAGTAATTGCACCTATCAAGGAAACTAAAAGAATTATGGAAATGAGTTCAAACGGAAGATAAAAATCTGTTGATAAATGAATACCAATTTGTTGAATGTTACTTATTAGGTCCTGTTCCATAATCTGGCTTGATCTTGTAGTCCAAAAAATTCCGTACCATGACGTATCTGGGATAATAGTAATTAGTGAAAAAAGAATACTTGTACAAACCAGTGAAGTGACCCCATCTCCAATGGTCCAAAAATAGGAATCATTGGAATATTCTGAACCATTCATGAACATTACAGCAAATATGATTAAGACATTTATAGCTCCAACATAAATAAGGAGCTGTGCGGCAGCTACAAAATAGGAATTCGATAGAATATAGAATAAGGATATACAAACAAGAACCAATCCCAACGAAAAGGCAGAAAAAATGGGATTGGTAAGTAATACTACTCCCAGACCTCCTAATATAAGAACTGATCCAAAAAATACTACAAGAATATCATGTATTGGTCCAGGTAAATCCATTATTAAAATAATAAATTAATAAATAAGTCGAAATATTTCATGACCTTACTGAATGGTCCAGGAAAGGAAAAGGGGTTGCCCCATTTTTTTCTTGTATATGATACATTCCTAATTGAATTAAAACTTTTTTTTTTATATCTATTAATGTAGATATAGATAAAATTATCGAGAAAAGAGTAATGGGGATTGTATATTTCGAAATCATCACGAAAAATATATTCTCAGTTTAAATCAAAGAATAATTCTCAACAATCAATAATTATTAGTTATTATTTGTAGTTACTGACCAAACAAAATAAAAAAAGCTTGGGTCTTTTATATCAAAACAAAATTTTAGTAATTGGTAATCGTTCTTGAATCAAAGGGTTTATCTTTGTCTATTTTGATTTGAGTCGAATTCATAACTGTTTGAATTGTATAATCTCCAATTATTGACATTGGTAACCGACCCAAAGCAATTTGATTATAATTCAATTCGTGACGATCAGAAGTGGAAAGTTCATATTCTTCAGTCATTGATAAACAGTTTGTTGGACAATACTCGACACAATTACCACAAAATATACAGACCCCAAAATCAATACTATAATTAAGCAATTGTTTTTTTTTAATATCTCTTTCAAATCTCCAATCTACAACGGGTAGATCTATCGGGCATACACGAACACATACTTCACAAGCAATACATTTATCAAATTCAAAGTGGATTCGACCACGGAAACGCTCTGATGTGATCGATTTTTCATAAGGATATTGAATAGTTATAGGTAAACGATTTGTGTGGGATAAGGTAATTACGAAACTTTGACCAATATACCTTGCAGCTCGTATTGTTTGTTGACTATAATTCATGAACCCAGTCACCATAGAGAACATATTGTAAATATCCAGGAATAAATTGATGTTTCTTTCTCTTGTTTGAAAGAGGTTATGAATCTGGAATATCGTTATCGTATTTTCTTATTTATAGTGAAACAAGTTGGGAAGAAGTTGTCAATAATAGATTACCTAAAGAAATAGGTAAAAGAAATTTCCATCCAAGATTTAATAGCTGGTCCATTCTTATCCTAGGCAAAGTCCACCTTGTTGTGATAGGAATGAACAGAAACAAATAAGCTTTAGCTAATGTAATAAAGATACCAACTGTAATTCCAAAAACTCCGGCCATTTTATTTATTCCGAAAAGTTCAGGAATAGATATGTACGGAATAGAAAAATTCCACCCACCTAAGTAAAGAACTGTTACAAATAATGAAGAAAGTAATAGATTTAGGTAAGAAGCAATATAAAATAAACCGAATTTGATACCTGAATATTCGGTTTGATAACCTGCTACTAATTCCTCCTCTGCTTCCGGTAAATCAAATGGCAATCTCTCACATTCGGCTAGAGAAGAAATTAGAAAAACAATAAACCCTATAGGTTGACGCCACAGATTCCACCCCCAAAAACCATATTTTGACTGTGCTTCAACTATATCAACTGTACTTGAACTATTAGATAATCATAGTCGATAATAACATCACTGTTCCCATCGCTATTACAAAACCGTACATGAAACTTCAGCTTCATACGGCTCCTCTATGGCCACAAATAAATGTAAGGACTGGTTCGGTATTTTCACCCTCTTTGGAGGATAGATCGAATAAAGATACGTCGGAGAGTCCCAGTCCCAAATTAGACCAATGGAATTCTGTCCGCTAGAATAAGAAAAAGTGCTTCCGAATTGATCTCATCCTTATAATGATAATTTTTCTTTGTTCGGTAATAACTTAATCTTTCAATAAAATATTCGTTATCAATATATATATGCATTAGTTCATGAATAATGATAAGAATTCCGTATGTATGAATACGGATATAGGAAAGAAAGAATAAATAAAGATCTTTTTTTATTTTATAAAAATTTTTATTCATTCATTCGATTATTGCATTCCATTTCTTTTGTTCCTCTTCTTCTGTCTCAGAAGAAGGTATTTAGAAAAAAATAAAGGATTAATTCGTTCTTGATAGTCATTTCTTTAATCAGTGAATAGGAGCATACTCGAGATCGGAATCGTAGGGAGATACTTCTTGATCATTTCTACCAACTTAAAGCCCTTATTATGATTCGTTTTATGCAGAAATATCTCTTTTTTTGATACCTTACATTATCCCCATTACTAATCCTTTGTGTACCTTGGTGTTCCTAACTGTCCACCGATTTTTGATTGATCCCCGGTATGTTAATACATACAAGGCAGTAGTGGAAACTCCACACAGTTGATCTTTTGCACCCGCTTCAAGATATGATGACTAATCAAAGAATCTCAATCTTGGGGTAAACAGTTTACGCTGCTTATGTTTACTTTAATTTCATTCTTGTACATAGGGAATGAGATTTTCTCTTCTTACTGCAAATTTATAAGCTGTTTTGTTCACTCATATAACTATCTGGTTTAACTCATCGATGAATAAAAAAAATATCTATTCAATACATTCAACCTCTTTTCTTTATTTATTTCTAGGAAAGAGGTAAAAGTTCATGTTCCAACGAATCACACGTAGAGATATTGATAACACACATAGAGTTAATGGTATTTCATAACTAATAGATTGAGCAGCAGCTCGTAAACCACCTGAAAAAGAATATTTATTATTCGATCCATATCCTGACATAAGAAGCCCAATAGGGGCGATACTTGAAATGGTGATCCATAAAAAAACACCTATACTGAGATCACCTAAAACAAGGCGGTATCCAAAAGGAATTACTAAATAACTTAGTAGAATTGATATGACCGCTATAGACGGTCCGACACTAAACAAACGAATATCTCCTCTAGATGGGAATAGGTCCTCCTTAAAAAGTAATTTAGTCCCATCCGCTAGAGCTTGAAGAATTCCCAACGGACCAGCATATTCAGGCCCAATACGTTGTTGTATCGTTGCAGATATTTCTCTTTCTAACCACACAATTACTAGTACCCCTATTATGATTCCAAATATAAGGGTAAAAATGGATACAAACATCCATATGAATCCATAGATTTCTTTTATGGATTCCGATGTAGAAAAAGAATTGATAGCTTGTACTTCTGTCGTATCAATTATCATTTCAACGATCAACTTCTCCCATAATGATATCTATACTACCTAGTATCGTCATGATATCAGCCAATTTCATTCTTTTAACTAGCTGAGGAAGAATTTGCAAATTGATGAAACCGGGTGGACGAATTTTCCATCTCCAGGGGAAAATGCTATTATCCCCTATCAAATAAATTCCTAATTCTCCTTTTGGGGCTTCTACTCTGACATAAAGTTCTTGTTTCGACAATTCAAAATTGGGTGAAGGTTTTTTACTAATAAATCTATATTCAAAATCATTCCATTCGGAATTTTTTGCTCTATCAAAGCGTCGGACTTCTAAATTCTCATAGGGACCTCCAGGAATTCCTTCTAGAGCCTGTTGAATAATTTTTATAGATTCCCCCATTTCACCTATTCGTACTAAATAACGAGCTAATGAATCTCCTTCTTTTTGCCATTGGACTTCCCAATCGAATTCATTGTAACACTCATAATGATCAACCTTACGAAGATCCCATTGGATTCCAGAAGCTCGTAACATTGGTCCTGATAAACCCCAATTTATTGCTTCCTCTCCACCAATAATGCCCACTCTTTCAACTCGTTCCAAAAAAATGGGATTCCGTGTAATAAGTTTTTGATATTCAACAACTCCTGTTAAAGAATAATTGCAGAAATCCAAACATTTATCTATCCAGCCATGAGGTAGATCAGCAGCTACTCCTCCGATGCGGAAATAATTATGCATCATTCGCATACCTGTGGCGGCTTCGAATAGGTCATATAACAATTCTCTCTCTCTGAAAATATAGAAAAAAGGAGTCTGTGCACCGATATCTGCCATAAAAGGTCCAAGCCATAACAAATGAGAAGCTATACGACTCAGCTCCAGCATAATTACTCTGATATAACTGGCTCTCTGAGGTACTTGAACATTTTCCAATTGTTCTGGTGCATTTACCGTTATTGCCTCTGTGAACATAGTAGCTAAATAATCCCAACGTGTTACATAAGGAAGATATTGTATAATTGTTCGGTTTTCTGCTATTTTTTCCATTCCTCTGTGTAAATATCCCAATATGGGTTCGCAATCAATAACATCTTCACCATCGAGAGTAACGATCAGTCGAAGAACACCATGCATTGATGGGTGGTGAGGGCCCATATTGACTATCATGAGATCTTTTCTTGTAGCCGGTATAGTCATATTTTTTCTTCCTTAATTCATTATTCCACGAATTCCTCAAAACGAGGTTCATCAAAATGAAAAATCTAATAAAATAACTATTAAAAAAAAAATTCAAACGATTAAATTAACGAGTTTTTGGTTCCCGAATATCCAACTGATCCATTAATTTCTTATAACGGACTCTATTTTTCTTTGACAAATAAGCCAGGAGCCGTTGACGTTTTCCCAGAATTATTCGTAGACCTCTTTGGGATAAAAAATCTCTTTTGTGCAATTCCAAATGGGAAGTAAGTCTACGTATCTTACTGGTGAAACTTAATACTTGAAATTCAACAGAACCCTTGTTTTCTTCTTTTTCTTCTTGTGAAATAACTGAGATGAATGAATTTTTGATCATAAAAAAATTTTTCTATCTTTTTTCTTTCCCATGGATTTATTTTACTTTACCGAATCGATCAGGAAAATAAAAATAATAATCTTTATGCCAGTTATTTTAATCTAGTACACACCAAAATTTGGATTTTTTCCTTTCTTTTCTATTCTATCCAAATTGAAAATTTGGATAGAATAGAAAAGAAAGAGAAAATACATTTCTACATTCATGGAAGAGAATGATTTCTTTGTACCTAAAAAGATTCTGCCGATTTCGTCCTAGATCCAATTGAGTTGATACGCCATTAAATCCGTGTCATGTACCAGAATGTAATACAGCGTATATGTATATCTTTCGGCTTTCATCTACCGAAAAATATCACAGATATATAGGAAATATACAATTAACAAATTCTGAATCGTGGATACATATATATCCTCGACATACTGAAACGACTGCCGTTATTGGTATTAAACCAATAGCGATTCATACAAGCTAAATCTTCTAATCGGTAATTGGGCCAAAGAAACAATTTGCATTTAATGAATTTATTTGTATCTGTATTAGTATTAAAATGCTTGTCCTCATTCAAAAATTTTCCAGAGTTTCTTATGTTGCTTTTTTCATTGCAAAATACTAGATTTCTATCCACAAAATTCCAATTACGAGAATTAAAACAAATTAGAATTCTCAATTCTCTACGACGTCTAGGAGATAGAATATTTTCAGGAACAAAGAAATCATAATGACTTTTGTCTCCATTCACAAGCATACTGTCGTGTCTTGCAACGGATTTATCAAAATTATTCTTATCAACATATCTTTTTTTTATACATTTTCTGTTAGTTTGGTGCTTAATTTTATCGATCAATGAAATACCTAGGGTTTGATATATAATAAATTTTCCATCCCCTTTTATAGATAAACGAATCGGTTCGACAATCAATATTCCTTTTTTTATCAATTCTCTAAGAGTTGGATCTTTATGAATTAGCATTCCACCCAGATTTATCTCTCCTTTTTGAATCGAGGATATAGCAATTTTACTTGGATTTATCGGTCTAAGTAGGTGACAATATACCTTGATATTATCGATCATTCTTTGATTCAAGGAGTCATTCCATCTTGATTGAAAAAGGAAATATTTTTTCGGGAAGAAATTGAATTCTGTTTCCTTCTTTTTCTTGGATTGTTTTTTCTTTTTACCTTTTTTAATGTCTGATCTCGCGTAATTGTCTTCAACATTTTTTTTTTTTTGTTTTCGTAGATCTGATCCAAGATTTTCTTGTCCCTGTTGTTCGTTTTTCTCTTGGTTGGAATTTTCTAATTTAAGATATTCTTTTTGATTAGGTGATATCTGAAGATTTTTTTTATTTTGATTTATGTTGATGCTTTTATTTTGACTAATATTTTTATAGAAATAAATATTAAAAAGAAGAAATTTGATTGGTATGATCCATGGTTTAATCCTATATGCATCAAAGAGTGGCACAAATTCTGGGAGGAACCGGGGTTCTAGATTTGATATGGTACGATAAACCTTTTCTTGATTCATTCCCATCCAATCAAAAAAAACACTTTTTTGATTGGATGGTTTAATTCCTTGATGAATTGTCTTAGAAAAAATATCTTTTCTAAGATAAATATGGAGAATTCTACAATCAAAATATTTTCTATCCAGATTTTTATGTGTAGCAATAATATATTCCTTTTCTAGATAATTACTAATAGGTATACTTACCAATACATAAAATGATTCGGGTTTCAGTGTATTGAAATTGTATGGAATTTCTTGGTCTCCTTTTACTTGTAATGTTGAT
This genomic interval carries:
- the ndhA gene encoding NADH dehydrogenase subunit 1; translated protein: MIIDTTEVQAINSFSTSESIKEIYGFIWMFVSIFTLIFGIIIGVLVIVWLEREISATIQQRIGPEYAGPLGILQALADGTKLLFKEDLFPSRGDIRLFSVGPSIAVISILLSYLVIPFGYRLVLGDLSIGVFLWITISSIAPIGLLMSGYGSNNKYSFSGGLRAAAQSISYEIPLTLCVLSISLLSNSSSTVDIVEAQSKYGFWGWNLWRQPIGFIVFLISSLAECERLPFDLPEAEEELVAGYQTEYSGIKFGLFYIASYLNLLLSSLFVTVLYLGGWNFSIPYISIPELFGINKMAGVFGITVGIFITLAKAYLFLFIPITTRWTLPRIRMDQLLNLGWKFLLPISLGNLLLTTSSQLVSL
- the rps15 gene encoding ribosomal protein S15, with product MIKNSFISVISQEEKEENKGSVEFQVLSFTSKIRRLTSHLELHKRDFLSQRGLRIILGKRQRLLAYLSKKNRVRYKKLMDQLDIREPKTR
- the ndhE gene encoding NADH dehydrogenase subunit 4L — encoded protein: MMFEHVLFLSVYLFSIGIYGLITSRKMVRALMCLELILNSVNINLVTFSDIFDSRQLKGDIFSIFVIAVAAAEAAIGLAIVSSIHRNRKSTRINQSNLLNN
- the ndhI gene encoding NADH dehydrogenase subunit I codes for the protein MFSMVTGFMNYSQQTIRAARYIGQSFVITLSHTNRLPITIQYPYEKSITSERFRGRIHFEFDKCIACEVCVRVCPIDLPVVDWRFERDIKKKQLLNYSIDFGVCIFCGNCVEYCPTNCLSMTEEYELSTSDRHELNYNQIALGRLPMSIIGDYTIQTVMNSTQIKIDKDKPFDSRTITNY
- the psaC gene encoding photosystem I subunit VII; protein product: MSHSVKIYDTCIGCTQCVRACPTDVLEMIPWDGCKAKQIASAPRTEDCVGCKRCESACPTDFLSVRVYLCDETTRSMGLSY
- the ndhH gene encoding NADH dehydrogenase subunit 7 codes for the protein MTIPATRKDLMIVNMGPHHPSMHGVLRLIVTLDGEDVIDCEPILGYLHRGMEKIAENRTIIQYLPYVTRWDYLATMFTEAITVNAPEQLENVQVPQRASYIRVIMLELSRIASHLLWLGPFMADIGAQTPFFYIFRERELLYDLFEAATGMRMMHNYFRIGGVAADLPHGWIDKCLDFCNYSLTGVVEYQKLITRNPIFLERVERVGIIGGEEAINWGLSGPMLRASGIQWDLRKVDHYECYNEFDWEVQWQKEGDSLARYLVRIGEMGESIKIIQQALEGIPGGPYENLEVRRFDRAKNSEWNDFEYRFISKKPSPNFELSKQELYVRVEAPKGELGIYLIGDNSIFPWRWKIRPPGFINLQILPQLVKRMKLADIMTILGSIDIIMGEVDR
- the ndhG gene encoding NADH dehydrogenase subunit 6, with amino-acid sequence MDLPGPIHDILVVFFGSVLILGGLGVVLLTNPIFSAFSLGLVLVCISLFYILSNSYFVAAAQLLIYVGAINVLIIFAVMFMNGSEYSNDSYFWTIGDGVTSLVCTSILFSLITIIPDTSWYGIFWTTRSSQIMEQDLISNIQQIGIHLSTDFYLPFELISIILLVSLIGAITMARQ